A stretch of Malus sylvestris chromosome 11, drMalSylv7.2, whole genome shotgun sequence DNA encodes these proteins:
- the LOC126590862 gene encoding uncharacterized protein LOC126590862: MRFLIFFRFLPSCVFRFLFLFSSLHFTSLSASVKISKKQPIYFISENWKNTIKNGRRRAQHTKLAFSLQPYKHQLHQGVGLVVHDAGTYCMSMASTYNLKMHPSEYWVSLSLLV, translated from the exons ATGCGATTCCTAATCTTCTTCCGATTCTTgccttcttgtgttttcaggttcctttttctcttctcttctcttcacTTCACTTCACTCTCTGCTTCTGTAAAAATCTCTAAAAAACAACCAATATATTTTATCTCTGAAAATTggaaaaatacaataaaaaatgGAAGGAGAAGAGCTCAACATACAAAGCTGGCCTTCAGTCTTCAACCTTACAAACATCAGCTTCACCAG GGAGTTGGTCTGGTTGTTCATGACGCAGGCACTTACTGCATGAGTATGGCTTCAACTTACAATCTTAAAATGCATCCTTCAGAATATTGG GTTTCTCTATCTCTGCTTGTGTAG